A genomic segment from Hemitrygon akajei chromosome 27, sHemAka1.3, whole genome shotgun sequence encodes:
- the mdm4 gene encoding protein Mdm4 isoform X4, with translation MTTASTSKSYTSSGNPCSISAEKVGQIRPKVPLLNILQEAGASGETFTLKEVMYYLGQYIMLKQLYDQQQQHIVHCGNDALGKVFGVQSFSVKDPSQLYEMLSRNLIAANFQVPCIRGM, from the exons ATGACAACAGCTTCCACGTCTAAATCATATACATCATCTGGTAATCCATGCAGTATTTCAGCGGAAAAGGTTGGCCAG ATAAGGCCAAAGGTGCCTCTGCTGAACATTCTACAGGAAGCAGGTGCATCAGGGGAAACCTTCACATTGAAGGAG GTAATGTATTATCTCGGCCAGTATATAATGTTAAAGCAACTCTATGATCAACAGCAGCAACATATTGTACATTGTGGAAATGATGCACTTGGAAAAGTATTCGGAGTCCAGAGTTTCTCTGTTAAAGATCCAAG CCAATTGTACGAAATGCTTTCAAGGAACCTGATAGCTGCCAACTTTCAAG